The stretch of DNA GGGTCCATCGGTGACGGGGACGCTGCGATTTGTTCCCGGACATACCGGCCGGCTTTTCGTGCCCGCCGGACACTGGTGCGGCCGTGCGCCGGGCCGACCGCATATGCGCCGAGAGTATGCACACCCATCAAAACGTCATGGTCCTGCGCCGGAAACGCGGCGAAGCAGCGCCAGCCATGGTGGTGGGCGCTGCCTTCGCGCGTAGTCGCGCACCCATAGCGCTCCTTTGGGGAAATACCTAACGAGCAGTGTTTCACGTGAAACAGTGTCGCGCCCGCGGCATGCCGGTCCGGGACCCCGATTAGCGGCCCAGCGTCGCTGTCGCGCCGTGGTGGGAGAATGTTGCCGGTGCCTCGCGTTTTGCCTCTGGCAGTTGGTGCGTGACGAGGCGGATCATGGAGGTGTCTGTCTCGGTCGACGCCGGTGCGTACTTGGTGCTGATGGTGAGCCTGCCCATTAGTGTGGCGCGGAGGACTCCCATGGGAACCGTGGATTGTTGCCTTGGAGCACGAGTGTTAGATTCCTGAATTTTCCCTGTCCTCCCCGCGACAGACGCCGACATAAACCAGGTCAAGGTGTCAGGAGGAACAGTCATGGATGTCGTGCACGAACGGGCCGCGGGAATGGATATTTCCAAGCGCGACGCGAAGGTTTGTCTCCGTCGGCCGGGGCAACGGGCCGGGACCTACACTTCAACGGTGACCACCTGGGGTGCGACGACAAGGCAGATCCTTGAGCTGCGGGAGCTTCTGGAACGCGAGCACGTCACCACGGTGGTGATGGAAGCGACCAGCGGCTACTGGAAACCCTTCTTTTATCTTTTGGAGGAGACGCTGCCGGTGATGCTGGTCAACGCCAAGGCCGCCCGGAACATCCCGGGCCGGAAGACGGACGTCTCCGACGCGGCCTGACTGGCCCGGCTCGCCGCGCACGGCCTGCTCCGGGCCTCGTTCGTCCCGCCGGAACCGATCCGTGAACTGCGGGATCTGACCCGGGCCCGGTCCATCGCCACCCGTGACCGGACCCGTGAAATCCAGCGCCTGGAGAAGTTCCTGGAAGGCTCCGGGATCAAGCTCTCCGCGGTGGTCTCAGACCTGACCGGGGTTTCCTCCCGAGCGATGCTCGAAGCCCTCATCAACGGGGAACGGAACCCGGAAGTCCTCGCCGGACTCGCCAAGGGAACCCTCCGCTCCAAAATCCCGGAACTCGTGGACGCGCTGACCGGCCGGTTCAAGGAACACCACGCGTTCATGGCCCGGCTGTACCTGGACCGGATCGACGCCCAGACCCGCATCATCGAGCAGCTCACCGAGCGCATCGAGGAGGCGATGACACCCTTTCGTACCGCCAGGGAATTCCTGGCCACCATCCCCGGAGTCTCACTCAAAGTCGCCGACGTGATCATCGCCGAAACCGGGGCGGACATGACCCGCTTCGAAACCCCCGGCCGGCTCGCATCCTGGACCGGTGTCTGTCCCGGCTCCAACGAATCAGCCGGCCGGATCAAATCCGCGCACATCCTGCCCGGCAACAAATACCTCAAAGCCGCCCTCGGCACCGCGGCCCTCTCCGCCTCCGGGAGCAAGGACACCTACCTCGCCGCCAAATACCGGCGCATCGCCGCCCGCCGGGGACCGATGAAAGCCCTCGTCGCCGTGGAGCACTCCATCCTCACCGCGGCCTGGCACCTGCTCGCCGAGGGCGAATGTTACGCCGGCCCCGGGCCCGACCACTTCACCCGGCTGGACCCGGTCAAAGCCAGGAACAACGCCATCAAAAAGCTCAACAGCCCCGGCTTCGACGTCACCATCACCCCGGCCACCGCAGCCTGACGAGCCTTACTTTCGTATTTGGAAGGCAGTGGTCCGTCGAATTCAAGGGGCGTGTTATCTCTCAGGACATCGGTGACAGTTCTGCCTCAGGAGACCGGTGACACTTCCGAGGGTTGTGGTGGTGACACTTCCCGGTGGTGTTGGCGGGGTTTTGGCCGGCCCATAGTGGTGGTGGCAAAGAAGGACGGGTGAATAGGCACGCCGCCCGCAAACTTCGCCGACCGGCTGTCCCAGGTCCTCAAGCATGGACGGCTGAAGGTGCGTGCCGCCCTGGAGTCTTCCGGGCTGGATCATGCGCCGATCAGTGTGTACGACAAAATGGTGTCCTTGGGGATGCACGTACCCTCGCCGGCTTCGCTGGCGCGGATCTTTCGGGAGAAGAACGTGGCCCGTTCCGAACCGAAGAAGAAACCCCGGGCCGCGTACCGCAGGTTCGTCTACCCGGCCCGAACGCCTGCTGGCGGTTGGATGCCACCGAGGAGGTACTCACCGGTGGCGCAAGTGCGTGATCTTCCACCTGCAAGATGATCATTCACGCCTCGCGGTCGCCTCCCACGTAGCATCCGGTGAAACGAGCGAGGCGGCCTGGCGGTCGTGCCCAAGGTCATCGCAGCCCATGGGGTGCCGCAACGCTTGCTGACCGACAACGGGATGGCGCTCAACCTTGTGTCGGGCTCGATGCCCACCGGGGCACGGTCAGGCGGCCTGCATCTAAGGGGAAGCCTGAGACCGCGACTGGTCGAACACGGCCTTGTGCGGCCCTCGTTCGTGCCCCCGCCGCCGGTGGTGGCAAAGCTGACCAGGCCGGGCTTCCCGCCGCCGTCGCGGGCGAGCGTGGCCATGATCTTCTTCCGGGGCCGGGTGGTCCGGAACCCCGGAAGAAGCCGCGCAGCGGCCTACAAGCGCGTCGTCAATCCGTAGCCGAATGCCGTCTGGCAAATCCACCCGACGGAGTGGCTGCTTGCCGGCCGGACGAAGACAGCAGTCTTCCAGCTCATCGATGACCATTCCCGGCTCGTGCTGGCCTCCCTGGTGGCCAGCGGGAAAACCATGCTCGCTGCGATCACCGCCGTCGCCCTGGCTATCGAACGCCACTGTGTGCCGCTGAAATTCCTTTCCGACAACGGGGCATCCCGGAACCCGACCCGGCGTGGCCGCAGCGGCGCCATGGTCGAATTCCTCAAGGCCAAGGGAATGCGACCGATCACCGGCAAGCCCTACAAGACCACCAAAACGTACACTTCCACCAGACCCTGCATCAATACCTGCACGGGGAGTCGCCGGGCCCTTCGATGGGTGAAGAACACATCGGAGAAACCGTCCGCGTCATTTCCGACGACGACGCCATCATGTTCTTCGGACCGCAAGACACCGAGATTCTCAGCCACCCCAGGTCGCCGATGGGAACACACTACGTCGGCGACGGAAAGCCCAGGCATCGTCGTAGACCCAGGTGGAGGAACGTAGCCGAGCCGACCAAGGGATGGAGAAGGTTCTGTAGGACGTCGGCATCAAGCTCTCCAGCGTTGCCTCGAAGATCCTGACGAAGTCGGTGGGGGCGGCCCTGGAGGCGATGCTCGCGGAGGAAAATGAGCCGGCGATCCTTGCCGAGCTGTCGCTGGGGCGGCTACAGTCCGAAATTCCCCAGCTCCGGGACGAGCATGTCACGGGCTGGCCGCGATGCTGACCAAGGGAACCTACCTTGCCGCGCATTTCCAGTCTGTTTGCAGCGGGCGGCAGTACGTTCAAGGCGCTCGGGGTGGACTGGCCGGTCCGCCGATCCAACGCCTCGGAGCGGAGCACCATAACCCCAATGCCGTTCGGTTAGGGGCCGGGATCCGGTGTCAAGATCCTGGTGTTGAGTGTTGCGGGATAGGTCCGATGGTCGACATCCCGTTCCTTGGCGCGGTATTTGGAGATCGCGCGTTTGACCACCCGGGGCCGGGGCCGGGAGCGGATGCGGCAGCGGTTCGGCCAGCACGGCCGGCCCGAGGCGACCGACCAGGTCCACCACGGTTCCGCTGAGGATCCCGCGGGCCTGGACCACCTGGTCGCGGGCGGACCTCAGTCCGATGGTGAAGGACAGGCGGTCCGGATCGACCTCGGGATGCCGCAGCGTCACATCGGTCATCGCGGTGCGCAACACCTGGCAGCAGGACAGCAGCGCCCAGGTCTCCTGGATGACCGCGGCAAGGTGCCGGCCGCGCAGCACCCGGCCGTTCAGGATGCATGATTTCAATTCGCAGTACGCCGTTTCGATCTCCCAACGCTCATGGTAGAGCCTGACCAGTCCCGGGGCGGGAGCCTGGGATCGGGTCGAGCAGCGTGGTGACCAGCCGGTATTCGGCGGTGAGCGTTTTGCCCTCGGTGGTGACCGTGAGTTCGGCGTCGATGACCCGTACGCGTTGGCCGGCGGCATGGGAGAGGTAGGAACCGTTGGCCAGTTGCTGAAGGACCGGGAGTTTCATGGCGCTGAGACCGGTCCTGGCGCGGAAGAGGAAGTCCGCTCCGGTGGCGACCACTTCACGGAAGAAGTCGCAGGTGGCGAAGTTCCGGTCCCCGAGCAGCACCATGCCCGGTTGCAGGCAGGAGATGGGCTGCCGGGCGTAGGTCAGCTCGCCTATGGCGTCGGTGCCGAAGTCCGCGTCGATCACCGAACGGGTCCCGGCCGTGAGGATCGCGACCAGCCGGATGATCGGGTATCCGGCCTCCCCGTTGGGGCCGCCGCGCGGCTTGGGGTACCTGGCCCGGTTGGCCTCGGTGTCGGCCACGGCCATCTGCGTGCCGTCATGGCCACGACCAGCCGGCCAGCGAACCGGGTCATCTGCCGGGACCCGCACACCGCAGGGCCCTTGAGAAGGGTGAACAGCTCACGCAGCGGGGCCGTGTGTGATCGACTATCTGTAGGCCGTTTCAGCCAGGAATTTGAGCCAGGTTGGTGGCTTGTTTCAGGCCAAAAGAGCGGTAAGAATCAGGCCAGTCTTTTCTCCTGAAAATCGTTGTTTCGGGGGCTGGCTTGGATAGAGATCACCCGGTGGCCGGGGCCCTTCCTAGAGTGTCAGGGACATGGGCCCGCCACCTCCCGGATAGGTTCCTTACGGCGCTGCCATTGCGAAGCGTATGCGCCGGAAGGGCTGGAAAGCAGATGACGGTACCCATGTCCGTACAAGAAAATATCAGAAGGCTCGATTCCCAGGGAGTCCCGGTGCGTGAGATCGCCCGCACGTTGGGCGTCAGCCGTGCTTCGGTGGCCAAGTACGCCGAGCAGGAAGACTTCTCCCCGGCGGCGCCGGCACCGCTGGCCAGGCCCGGCGCCTCGGTGTTGACAGGGTTCGATCACATCATTGAGCGGTGGCTGGGCGAGGACCAGCGCCGGCCGCGCAAGCAGCGGCATACGGCCAAGCGGATCTTTGACCGGCTCGTGGATGAGCATGGTTTCAGCGGCACGTATTCCCCGGTGCAACGCCACGTGAAGAAGTGGACGGCCCGGAACCGGCAGGCCGGGGAGGGCTTCACCGAACTGGTGTGGCCGGCCGGCACCGTGCAGGTCGACTTCGGGCAGGCCGAGGCCATCATCGCCGGGATCCGGCAGGTCCTGCACATCCTTGTGGCAACCTTCCCGTTCTCGAACATGCGCTTCGTCCAGGCATACCGCGGCGAGACCGCCGAATGCGTCTGCCACGGGCTGCGCAGGGTGTTCGAGCATGTGGGGGCCGTGCCGAGGCATATGGTCTTTGACAATGCCACGGGTATCGGACGCCGCATCGGGACCAAGGTCGTGGAGACCAAACTCTTCGGCGCGTTCAAGCTGCACTACCGGGCAGAATCCAGGTACTGCAACCCGTATTCGGGACATGAGAAAGGGAACGTGGAAAACGCTGTCGGGTTCCTGCGCCGCAACCTCATGGTCCCCGAACCCGAGGCGGCCACGTTGGCCGGCCTCAACGAAGTTCTGCTGGCCCGGTGCGACGCCCTGGCCAGCAACACGCACTATCGCAAGGGCCTGCCGCTGGGTGAACTGTTCGCCCAGGACGTGGCGGCATCCCTGGAGTTGCCGGGGGTAGGGTTCGACCCGGTCCGCTACGAGTCCCGGAAGGCCGACAAGACCCGGAACCTGCTCATCGACGGGAACACCTACGCCGCCGGGCCCTCCTTCCATGGGCGGATGCTGACCGTGGGGTTGCGCCACGACGTCATCGAGATCCTTGACGAGCATTCCGAACCCGTGAGGTCTTTCCCGCGGGCTTTCGGCCGGCAGACCGAGACGATCTTTGAACCAGCGTCTCTGGTCCCGTTGCTGGTGACCAAGCCCGGTGCGTGGTCCCATTCCCCGCTGCGGGCCCTGGTCACCGATCCGGTGCGCGACTGGCTGGATCAAGCCACTGCCACGGATCGGCGGCGGCTGCTCAACGCGGTGGATGCCGCGTCCGGATCCGCCGGCTTCGACGCCGCAATGGCCGCTGCCGACACGCTGATCCGGCGCGGGGACGCCCCTGACATGTGTCAAGCCCCGGGTTTGATGGAGACATTTTTAATTGGAAATTGTGAGTAGTTCTGGTTCGGTGTGACTGGCGTGGAGGTGCTCGTATTCGGCTGGCGGGACGTGGCCTAACTCGCCGTGGAGACGCCGGTGGTTGTACCAATCGACCCATTCGGCGACGGCGACCTCGAGGTGGTTGATGTCACGCCATGGCCCCTTGTTCCGGACCAGTTCGGCTTTGAACAGCGAGTTTAGAGCCTCCGCCATGGCATTGTCGTAACTATCGCCCTTTGAGCCCACCGAAGCCACAGCCTCCTCGGCAGCGAGGCGCTCGGCGTAGCGGATGGCCCGATACTGGACCCCCGGTCGCTGTGGTGGACCAGCCCGGCAAGGTCGGCGCCGTCCTTCCGGCGGGACCAGATCCCCATTTCCAAGGCGTCCAGGGCCAGCTCGGTATAGAGGCTGGTTGAGACTTGCCAGCCTACGATGCGGCGCGAGAAGACATCCAGAACGAACGCCGCGTACACCCAGCCGGCGAACGTGCGGACGTACGTGATGTCGGCGACCCACAACCGGTTCGGTGCCGCCGCCTGGAACCGGCGTTCGACCAGATCCGAGGGCCTGCCGGTCTCCGGTGCCGGTTTAGTCGTCCGTGGCCCCTTGGCCCGCGATATCCCGCGTAAGCCCTCGGCCCGCATGAGCCGCTCCACGGTGCAGCGGGCAGCCTGGATGTCTTGCCTGCGCAGCTGCGCGTGGATCTTCCGGGCCCCGTAGACACCGTAGTTCCTCTTATGGATGTCCTGGATCTCCTCGGCCAGCTCCCTGTCCCTGATGCTTCTGGCGGACTCGGGCCGGGAACGGTGGGCGTAGTACGTGCTCGGGGCGATCTGCAGTGCCTTGCAGATCGGCTCGACCCCGTGCTCAACGCGGTGTTCTTCCACGAAGGCGCACATCACCTCGACGGGCGGTCGAGCTCCGCCGCGATAGACAAGCCGAGGCCTGCTTCAGGATCGTGTTCGCCCGGCGCAGCTCGCGGACCTCACGCTCGAGTTCAGTAATCCGGTCTGAGTCCGCCGTCGTCGTTCCCCGGGCGCAGGCCCTCGTCGATCTCGGCCCGGCTCACCCAGGTCCGGAGCGCTTCGGGATTCACCCCGAGCTGCTCGCCGATCCGGCGGTATGCGCCGGTCCTGGTCGCAGGGTCTTTCCGTGCATCAAGGACCATCCGTGTCGCCCGCTCACGCAGCTCAACCGGGTACTTCCGTTCTGGGATGGGAATCATCCTTCCGGGTAACCGATGTCTCCATCAAACCCGGTGCGATTCACGAGTCCACCGGCCCTGGATCACCGAGCCGGGGATGTGGGATGCAGTACGACGTCGATGACGGGCCACGGATCGGCGGGGTGAAGACCGTCACCACCGCCCATGTTGCCGGGGTCGCGTTGCGGAACCAGCGGACCCTGGACTTCGCCCGCTACTACCCGTTTACTGAACTACGACACGCGTTTGTGCTGGTTGACGCTTAGTTTCTGGTTCGGTGTCTACGGTCTTGTTTTGTGATGAGCGAAGACGTGGACAGAGACCTGGCTCGACTGTCGGTGCCGTTGGTAGGGGCGGTTGAGAGCACAGGGGACCCGTGTCGGCCGTGTCGGCTTGTTGATGCCGGAGGTGCGCCGATCGCGGCGGTGTCGGCGTTCTTCGACGAGTTGCAGGCGGCGGGCAGATCGGCCTCGACGCTGCGTTCCTACGGGATGGACCTGCTGCGGTGGTTCCGCTTCCTCTGGGCGGTCGACGTCGACTGGAACCGGGCGAGCCGTGTCGATGCCCGTGACTTCGCCCGCTGGATGCTGGTGGCGGGCAAGCCGCAACGATCGCATTGGCGCAGGCCCGATGAGTCGGTGCGGCGTTGGTCGAAGCCGGTCCCGTATTCGCCGGCGGTCCGGGCGCACAGCGAGACGGTGCTGCGCCGGTTCTACGACTTCCATCTCGAGACCGGGACTGGGCCACTGCTCAACCCGTTGGAGAGTTCACGGCGCGGGGGTCGTGCGCATGCCCATCACAATCCAATGGAGCCCTACCGGAACGAACGGAGCGGCTTGTTCCGGCCGCGACTTGCCTCGAGGATCCCGCGCAGCATTCCTGACGAGAAGTTCAACGAGATCTTTGCTCGCCTGCCCTCACACCGGGATCGCGCGATGGTCGCTTTCTATGTCTCGACGGGGGCCCGGGCCTCGGAGCTACTGTCGGCCCTGCGCAGCGGCGTTGATCCTGGCAGGCAGGTGATCACGGTCATCCGCAAGGGCTCGGGGGCGAGTCAGGAACTGCCGGCTTCACCTGATGCGTTCGTCTGGCTGCGGCTCTATGAGCTCGAGATGCAAGGGCGTCTGCCAAAAGGACGGTCGCAGCCGGTCTGGTGGACGCTGCGGGAGCCCTATCGTCCACTGACCTACCATGCGGCGCACCGAATGTTCGAACGGGCGGTCCGCGCGGCAGGGAGTGATGCGACGCTCCACGCACTGCGGCATACCGCGGCCTACCGGATGGCTGAGGACCCGAACCTGCCATTGACCGATGTCCAGTTCGTGCTCGGGCACGCGCTGTTGACGACCACGCAGATCTACCTGAGTCCGCGGAAGCAGGAAGTGATCCGGCGCGTCTTGGACCACCACGAGCAACAGACCCGCCAAGCCCCGCGGCGGGCGGCTCCAGTTCCAGCGCCGGGCTATGCGCCCGAGACCCTGCAAGTCCTGTTCGGAGGGTCACCATCATGCCTGTCCTGATCACCGACGATCCCCAAACCCAAGACGGTATCTCCGCCGCGCCTGCGCCACTGCTGAGCGGGTCGCTTCGGGCCCGAGCGGCCGACACCGACTGGCCCGCAACGATGCTGGACCGGCCGGAGGCCTTGACCCGCATGCGATCGCGGCATGCCGAGGCGAGCGATCATATGAGCGTCCCGCGTCAGGGCAGCCGATGGGTTCTCGACTGGCTCGGCGAACATCCGGGCGCGACCTGGCAGGAGCGGTGGTTGGCGTCCGGCGTCGAAGCAGCGGGTCGGCCCTGGCGGCAGATTCCCCTGGCCTGGCTGCGAAGCCTCGGCCGGGAGAGCCGCTGGGATGAGGAGCAGTTCTTCCGTTCCCTTCACATCGTGTTCGGCGCCGACCTGATCCGCCCCTCGCTTGCCTGGTTGAGCGTCGCGGCGTTCGGGGCCGGATCACTGGGCCGAACGATGGCGGCCATGCGTGATCCCGACGGATTCGCCGAACTGCGGGCCCGATGCTCAGCCGACCCGAAGGTCGCCCAGGCGGCACTGACCCGTAACCTTTACCGCGCCGCGGCTTTGGTCTCGGCAAAGGGCGGGACGATCAAGGACATCACCCCTGGTGATGTCCTGGAGATGTTGGACGCCGAAGCCGACGCGCGCGGCACCAATGTCGGCTCGACCGGCCTGTTCTACCGGCTGCTGCACGAGATGGGCTCCTTCGGACCCGACGCACCAGCCACATTGCGTCACTTGCGCGTCGCCGGACAGAAAACCCCTGAAGAGTTGATCGACCAGTACCAACTCTCCTCCCGTCACATCCGCGATCTCTTGGTCGCCTACCTCAAGGAACGCCAGCCGACTCTCGACTACCGCAGTCTGACCTCGATCGCTTACCATCTGGCCGGCCTGTTCTGGGCCGAGGTGGAGCGCCATCACCCCGGCATTGACAGCCTCGTCCTCCCCGCCGGCGTCGCCGGTGCCTGGAAGCGGCGGCTGCGCACCATCACCCGTACCGTCACCGGCCCCGACGGACGCAAGCGAAACATCGAAGTCGAGCGGGTCAACTACCGCGAATGCCTGACTCCTGTCCGTGCGCTCTACCTCGACTTGGCACAGTGGGCCCTCGAGGACCCGGCCCGCTGGGCGCACTGGGTCGCTCCCTGCCCAATCGGAAGGGAGGAGATCGACCGCCGCAAGTCCAAGCGCCACCGCAAGTCCCGCATGGACGCCCGCACGCGAGAACGACTGCCGGTACTGCCCGTCCTGGTCGAGAGCGTCAACCGGCACCGGAAGGACGCCGCCGCGCTGCTGGAAT from Arthrobacter sp. PAMC25564 encodes:
- a CDS encoding site-specific integrase, coding for MSEDVDRDLARLSVPLVGAVESTGDPCRPCRLVDAGGAPIAAVSAFFDELQAAGRSASTLRSYGMDLLRWFRFLWAVDVDWNRASRVDARDFARWMLVAGKPQRSHWRRPDESVRRWSKPVPYSPAVRAHSETVLRRFYDFHLETGTGPLLNPLESSRRGGRAHAHHNPMEPYRNERSGLFRPRLASRIPRSIPDEKFNEIFARLPSHRDRAMVAFYVSTGARASELLSALRSGVDPGRQVITVIRKGSGASQELPASPDAFVWLRLYELEMQGRLPKGRSQPVWWTLREPYRPLTYHAAHRMFERAVRAAGSDATLHALRHTAAYRMAEDPNLPLTDVQFVLGHALLTTTQIYLSPRKQEVIRRVLDHHEQQTRQAPRRAAPVPAPGYAPETLQVLFGGSPSCLS
- a CDS encoding site-specific integrase, which gives rise to MPVLITDDPQTQDGISAAPAPLLSGSLRARAADTDWPATMLDRPEALTRMRSRHAEASDHMSVPRQGSRWVLDWLGEHPGATWQERWLASGVEAAGRPWRQIPLAWLRSLGRESRWDEEQFFRSLHIVFGADLIRPSLAWLSVAAFGAGSLGRTMAAMRDPDGFAELRARCSADPKVAQAALTRNLYRAAALVSAKGGTIKDITPGDVLEMLDAEADARGTNVGSTGLFYRLLHEMGSFGPDAPATLRHLRVAGQKTPEELIDQYQLSSRHIRDLLVAYLKERQPTLDYRSLTSIAYHLAGLFWAEVERHHPGIDSLVLPAGVAGAWKRRLRTITRTVTGPDGRKRNIEVERVNYRECLTPVRALYLDLAQWALEDPARWAHWVAPCPIGREEIDRRKSKRHRKSRMDARTRERLPVLPVLVESVNRHRKDAAALLESANEAAPGTMFTAAGQTLMRVAPSRSAAAKIWAVDPDTGQWRDLGHEEEHAFWAFAAVEVLRATGIRVEELTELSHHSLVQYRLPTSGELVPLLQIAPSKTDTERLLVVSPELADVLSLIIRRVQNPKSGAVPLVEAYDQHERIWRPAAPVLFQRSDVGEQRAINPGLIRDLLTEALEQSGLTDPVTGKPLHFTPHDFRRLFITDAVLSGLPPHIAQIIAGHRDINVTMGYKAVYPTEAVDAHLAFLARRRSLRPSEEYRTPTDEEWEEFLGHFEKRKVATGTCGRAFGTPCIHEHACIRCPMLWPDPAQHDRLLEIRDNLLARIAEAEREGWLGEIEGLQVSLAGAEDKLAQAQRRRTGQPTVSLGLPSTKRN